A single genomic interval of Candidatus Methylomirabilota bacterium harbors:
- a CDS encoding LLM class flavin-dependent oxidoreductase, translated as MTAIFQNPGKGRRDFDVYQDDLRLADLAEPLGFDSIWSVEHHFTDYTMCPDVLQFLTYMAGRTQRVALGSMVVVLPWHDPMRVAEQISMLDNISGGRLILGLGRGAGKVEFEGFRVPMEESRERFVESARMILEGLESGSCELDGRFVSQPRAAIRPAPFKSFRGRTYAAAVSPESVRIMAELGVGILIIPQKPWPEVAKELHEYHEHYRQLNGAEPPRPVSAGWTFCDPDPDRAREQARRWIGGYFRTVLDHYQFGGDHMAKTKGYEYYAKMTDKIHTYGDEKVTDFFVDLQVWGTPEQCYDKILDIRRRVGNDHFVGAFSYAGMPPAEAERNMRLFAKEVMPALQALGREPSAVAPALSHP; from the coding sequence ATGACCGCCATCTTTCAGAATCCCGGCAAGGGCCGCCGGGACTTCGACGTCTACCAGGACGACCTCCGCCTCGCCGATCTCGCCGAGCCGCTGGGCTTCGACTCCATCTGGAGCGTCGAGCACCACTTCACCGACTACACCATGTGCCCCGACGTGCTCCAGTTTCTCACCTACATGGCGGGGCGGACCCAGCGCGTGGCCCTCGGCTCCATGGTGGTGGTGCTGCCGTGGCACGATCCCATGCGCGTGGCCGAGCAGATCTCCATGCTCGACAACATCTCGGGCGGCCGGTTGATCCTCGGGCTGGGGCGCGGAGCGGGCAAGGTCGAGTTCGAAGGCTTCCGCGTGCCCATGGAGGAGAGCCGCGAGCGCTTCGTGGAATCGGCGCGGATGATCCTGGAGGGGCTCGAGAGCGGCTCCTGCGAGCTCGACGGCCGCTTCGTCTCCCAGCCGCGGGCGGCCATCCGCCCCGCGCCCTTCAAGAGCTTCCGCGGCCGCACGTATGCCGCCGCCGTGTCGCCCGAGTCGGTGCGCATCATGGCCGAGCTCGGCGTGGGCATCCTCATCATCCCGCAGAAGCCGTGGCCCGAGGTCGCCAAGGAGCTGCACGAATACCACGAGCACTACCGACAGCTCAACGGCGCCGAGCCCCCGCGGCCGGTCTCCGCGGGCTGGACCTTCTGCGATCCGGATCCGGATCGCGCGCGCGAGCAGGCCCGGCGGTGGATCGGCGGCTACTTCCGCACGGTGCTCGACCACTATCAGTTCGGCGGCGATCACATGGCCAAGACCAAGGGGTACGAGTACTACGCGAAGATGACCGACAAGATCCACACGTACGGCGACGAGAAAGTCACCGACTTCTTCGTGGACCTGCAGGTGTGGGGCACCCCCGAGCAATGCTATGACAAGATTCTCGACATCCGCCGGCGCGTGGGCAACGACCACTTCGTGGGCGCCTTCTCCTATGCGGGCATGCCGCCCGCCGAGGCCGAGCGCAATATGCGCCTCTTTGCCAAGGAGGTCATGCCGGCCCTGCAGGCGCTCGGGCGCGAGCCGAGTGCCGTCGCTCCGGCGCTCTCACACCCGTGA